Below is a genomic region from Paenibacillus rhizovicinus.
AAGAGGCCGGCGGCGTTATTCTAGGCGTCGGCATCGGCGTGGACGGCGCGATCAACCGCCGGAAGAAGACCATTCGCATTCATACGACGGATCGTCTCGAGGAAGATTACCTCTATGAACCTATTATCGAGAATCTAACCAGCCGCGTACAGCTGCCGGTACTGCTCGAGAACGACGTTAACGCCTCGATCCTGGCCGAGTTCCGAAACTTGGAGAACGATGATGAAATCGTCAACGATCTCATTCATGTCTCCGTCGGCGACGGGGTCGGCGCCGGCATCATTTTGAACAAAGAGCTGCACCGCGGATTCAACGCAAGCGCCGGCGAGCTGGAGTATATGTGCTTCGATCCGGACTATCGGAAGACGCCGTCCTCGGTCGGCTGGCTGGAAAGCAAGCTCGGCATCGAAACGCTGCTCAGCAGTTACGACTTGACCTCGGAGACGGCGCGCGAAGCTTGTGCGGATTATGTTTCCCGTCATCTCGCTTTGGTAATCACCAATATGATCAGCATCTTGGATATCAACCGCATCGTGATCAGCGGGAAGACGGTAGCGTTGTTTCCGGAAAACATCTTGAAGCGGACGAGCGAGTACGTGACGCAATATACCGAATGGGAACCGAAAATCTCGGTAAGCGACTCCGCGCACTCGACGGCCATCGGCGCGGCCATCCTTATTCTTCAGCAGGAAATGATTCATGTCCTAGCGGACTAACGGAAAGGAAGTGGCAAACGCATGATTCGAGTATTCGAAACCGAGGCCGAACTGGCCCAAGCGATTGCAGACGAAATGCAGCATGACCTAGCGAACGAGGAGCATCCGGTGTTCTGTCTGGCCTCCGGAAGCACCCCTCAGAAGAGCTATCGCAAATTCGCGGATGCGATCGATCCGGCAGGCAAAATCAAGTCGCTGCGCATCGTTAGTCTCGACGAGTGGGTCGGCATCGATCGCAGCTCCGAGGGCAGCTGCTACCAGATGCTGAACGAAGACTTATTCTCGCAAGTGCCGCTCGACGGCGCTTTGATCGAGTTCTTCGATGGAACGCAGGACGATCTGCAGGCAGAATGCGCAAGAATCGACCGTTATATCGAGCAGCACCCGATTACGTTCAGCCTGATGGGCGTGGGCATGAACGGGCATATCGGCCTGAACGAGCCGGGCTGCCCGGTGCTGGATGCCAGCAGCGTCGTGGAGCTGTCGGAAACGACGCGCGTCGTCGGCCAGAAATATTTTAACGAAGCGGCGAAGCTGGAACGGGGCATTACGCTCGGCCTAGGGCAAGTCATTCGCAGCAAGCGCGTGATCGTAGCGATTACGGGCGAACGCAAAGCGGAAATCGTCCGCGAGATCTTCGGCAATCCGCAAGCGAAATTGCCTGCGCAGGAACTGCTCGGTTTCGAGCATATCGATTTCTTCCTGGATGCGGAAGCGGCGAAGCATATGGACGGCAATAAGAAATAAGGAGCAGCAAGCATGAATGATTGTGTGATCGGCGTGGATATTGGAGGTACGAATGTCAGGGTCGGCCTGGTGAGCGATAAGCTCGAGCTTATTCGCAAAGAGACGGCCTTGACCGGCAGCTTCGGCAGCGCCGAAGAGCTGTTTACGGGAATCAGGCGCATGATCGACAGCGTGGATCCCAAGCGGGAAGCCGGCAAGATCGGGATCGCAATGCCCGTACCGTGGAAGCACGATACGACGAGCATCGTGGATTCCGTCAACATTCCTTATTTGGAAAATGTGCCGACCAACGCGATTACGACGTTCTTCCCCGGCTACAGCGTTTATTTTGAGAATGATGTAAACGTTATCGCATGCCTGGAATCGGAACAAGGCGCCTCCAAAGGCAGCGGGCATTCGGTATACATTACCGTCAGTACGGGTATCGGAAGCGGCATCATCATTCATAACGAAGTTCTTCACGGCGCGCACGGCTATGCCGGCGAAATCGGGAGCATGATTATTTCGGATAAGGACAACAAACACGCTTCCTTATATAGCGGGACGCTGGAATCGCTTTGCAGCGGCAAAGCCTTGGAAGAAGAGAGCAAGAAGCTGTACGGCGCGGGCGCGACGACGTTGACGCTGTTCGAGCGGTACCATCAGCAGGATGAGC
It encodes:
- a CDS encoding ROK family protein produces the protein MKSFLPNDIKDENRKIVFDILMQHPELAKVEITEKTAMSFVTVSKIVNYFEQIGLLTATGESREGAGGLGRKRTVYRFNENSYVTIGIQTIGKQMTALLVNLYGKIIDSYPVETPIPFYSEQFAAVFDEIIARMRKKAEEAGGVILGVGIGVDGAINRRKKTIRIHTTDRLEEDYLYEPIIENLTSRVQLPVLLENDVNASILAEFRNLENDDEIVNDLIHVSVGDGVGAGIILNKELHRGFNASAGELEYMCFDPDYRKTPSSVGWLESKLGIETLLSSYDLTSETAREACADYVSRHLALVITNMISILDINRIVISGKTVALFPENILKRTSEYVTQYTEWEPKISVSDSAHSTAIGAAILILQQEMIHVLAD
- a CDS encoding 6-phosphogluconolactonase, with amino-acid sequence MIRVFETEAELAQAIADEMQHDLANEEHPVFCLASGSTPQKSYRKFADAIDPAGKIKSLRIVSLDEWVGIDRSSEGSCYQMLNEDLFSQVPLDGALIEFFDGTQDDLQAECARIDRYIEQHPITFSLMGVGMNGHIGLNEPGCPVLDASSVVELSETTRVVGQKYFNEAAKLERGITLGLGQVIRSKRVIVAITGERKAEIVREIFGNPQAKLPAQELLGFEHIDFFLDAEAAKHMDGNKK
- a CDS encoding ROK family protein, which encodes MNDCVIGVDIGGTNVRVGLVSDKLELIRKETALTGSFGSAEELFTGIRRMIDSVDPKREAGKIGIAMPVPWKHDTTSIVDSVNIPYLENVPTNAITTFFPGYSVYFENDVNVIACLESEQGASKGSGHSVYITVSTGIGSGIIIHNEVLHGAHGYAGEIGSMIISDKDNKHASLYSGTLESLCSGKALEEESKKLYGAGATTLTLFERYHQQDEQAVLVIELWVEYFSRAIASLMQTMDPDVFVLGGSVIDNNLWLIDKVLENARTKVLENLKDGIRIVSPVFGGDAGVIGAGYSARKQAQKTTLRKTV